A region from the Coprothermobacter sp. genome encodes:
- a CDS encoding 50S ribosomal protein L3 produces the protein MSKGIIGKKVGMTSVFHEDRFVPATVILAGPCFVVDVLTKERNGYEGVKLGYGEARASLINKPETGVCKKAGVPALRHLKEFRGMEGTVGDKVDVSVLDGLKVLTITAVSKGKGYQGPVKRWHFAGWFKSHGSKGLRRVGAIGCRLTPGRVFKNHKMAGHMGCHVTTVTGIRVIAVDVEKNLLVVKGSIPGGDNALLTIRA, from the coding sequence ATGAGCAAGGGGATAATTGGCAAGAAGGTTGGCATGACCAGTGTGTTCCATGAGGACAGATTCGTCCCTGCGACGGTCATACTGGCCGGCCCATGCTTCGTCGTCGACGTGCTCACTAAGGAGCGCAACGGCTATGAGGGCGTGAAGCTTGGTTATGGAGAGGCACGTGCGTCTCTGATCAACAAGCCGGAGACTGGCGTCTGCAAGAAAGCTGGTGTGCCGGCGTTGAGGCATCTTAAGGAGTTCCGTGGCATGGAAGGGACAGTGGGCGACAAGGTCGACGTGAGTGTACTCGACGGACTCAAAGTTCTTACCATTACCGCAGTCTCTAAAGGCAAAGGGTACCAGGGTCCCGTCAAGCGCTGGCACTTCGCAGGCTGGTTCAAGAGCCACGGGTCGAAGGGCCTTCGTCGTGTGGGCGCCATCGGGTGCCGCCTGACTCCTGGCCGCGTTTTCAAGAATCACAAGATGGCCGGTCACATGGGCTGCCACGTGACGACTGTCACAGGAATCAGGGTGATCGCAGTCGACGTTGAGAAGAACCTGCTTGTGGTCAAGGGCAGTATTCCTGGCGGAGACAACGCGCTCCTGACGATCAGGGCTTGA